One window from the genome of Diospyros lotus cultivar Yz01 chromosome 11, ASM1463336v1, whole genome shotgun sequence encodes:
- the LOC127813226 gene encoding probable sarcosine oxidase encodes MGSLGEQFDVIVVGAGVMGSSAAYQLAKRGKKVLLLEQFDFLHHCGSSHGESRTLRATYPEAFYPAMVMESVKLWQEAESEIGYKVYFKTKQLDMGPTDDASLLAVVASCQLNSIPHRVLNPRQLLDEFSDRFQLPESWVAVVTEVGGVIKPTKAVSMYQTLALRYGAVLKDNMEVTGIEKDGVNGGGGGLVVSTVNGETFWGHKCVVTAGAWTKKLVQRVRGMALPIEAVETNVLYWRIKEEHEAAFTIAGGFPTFASYGRPYIYGTPALEYPGLIKIPLHGGVACDPGRRAWREPAPATLESVREWIRGTFGERVDAAGPAMTQSCLYSMTPDEDFVIDFLGGELGEDVVVAGGFSGHGFKMAPAVGRIVADMVMTGEAQGVELQQFELGRFGRNPKGNVKSFQEQVGIVTHH; translated from the exons atgGGAAGTTTAGGCGAGCAATTTGACGTGATAGTGGTCGGAGCCGGAGTGATGGGCAGCTCCGCCGCATACCAATTGGCCAAAAGGGGCAAGAAAGTCCTGCTCCTGGAGCAATTCGATTTCCTGCACCACTGCGGCTCTTCCCACGGTGAGTCCAGGACCCTCCGGGCAACCTACCCGGAAGCCTTCTACCCGGCCATGGTTATGGAGTCCGTCAAACTCTGGCAAGAAGCCGAGTCCGAAATAGGCTACAAAGTCTACTTCAAGACCAAGCAGCTGGACATGGGCCCTACCGACGACGCCTCCCTCCTCGCCGTCGTCGCCAGCTGCCAACTTAATTCGATTCCCCATCGCGTCCTCAACCCCCGCCAGCTGCTAGACGAATTTTCCGACCGGTTCCAACTGCCGGAAAGCTGGGTGGCGGTGGTGACTGAGGTGGGCGGCGTGATCAAGCCCACGAAGGCAGTCTCAATGTATCAAACACTTGCCCTCAG GTACGGCGCCGTTTTGAAGGACAACATGGAAGTGACTGGTATAGAGAAAGACGGCGTCaatggcggcggcggcggcctCGTGGTGAGTACAGTGAACGGAGAAACTTTTTGGGGCCACAAATGCGTGGTGACGGCCGGCGCTTGGACGAAGAAGCTGGTGCAGAGAGTTCGCGGGATGGCGCTGCCCATCGAGGCGGTGGAAACCAACGTGTTGTACTGGCGGATCAAGGAGGAGCACGAGGCGGCGTTCACCATCGCCGGCGGCTTCCCGACGTTCGCCAGCTACGGCCGGCCTTACATCTACGGGACGCCGGCGTTGGAATACCCGGGACTGATCAAAATTCCGCTGCACGGAGGGGTGGCCTGCGATCCGGGGAGGAGGGCGTGGAGGGAGCCGGCGCCGGCGACCTTGGAGTCGGTGAGGGAATGGATTCGGGGGACATTCGGGGAGCGAGTGGACGCGGCGGGGCCGGCGATGACTCAGTCGTGCCTGTATTCGATGACCCCAGATGAGGATTTCGTGATAGATTTCTTGGGGGGGGAGCTGGGGGAGGACGTGGTGGTCGCCGGCGGGTTTTCAGGGCACGGGTTCAAGATGGCGCCGGCGGTGGGGAGGATAGTTGCTGACATGGTGATGACGGGGGAGGCCCAGGGCGTGGAATTACAGCAGTTTGAGTTGGGAAGGTTTGGAAGGAACCCCAAGGGAAATGTCAAGAGCTTTCAAGAGCAAGTGGGAATCGTCACTCATCACTGA